A stretch of the Candidatus Poribacteria bacterium genome encodes the following:
- a CDS encoding 50S ribosome-binding GTPase, which yields MPANLPPEYYKLKHELEAARTDEERLQLLEEMTRITPKHKGTEKVRADLRSRIAKLRKADGKKQSKRGHSYHVPKQGAGQLVLIGTPNVGKSQIIASFTKAKPSVSPTPYTTQEPSVGMLAYENIQFQLVDTPPITQDFVQPWVFDLVRNADLVLLVVSLASDEILDQVEIVKSRLTEAKIQIAGIEEPSD from the coding sequence ATGCCAGCAAATCTCCCTCCCGAATATTATAAACTGAAGCACGAGCTTGAAGCGGCCCGGACCGACGAGGAACGACTCCAACTATTGGAGGAGATGACGCGAATCACACCAAAGCATAAGGGAACCGAAAAGGTTCGCGCAGATCTTCGATCTCGGATTGCAAAGTTGCGGAAAGCCGATGGGAAGAAGCAGTCGAAAAGAGGACACAGCTATCATGTCCCCAAGCAAGGTGCGGGACAACTTGTGCTGATTGGGACTCCTAATGTTGGTAAGTCACAAATTATAGCCAGTTTCACCAAAGCCAAGCCGAGTGTCTCCCCAACGCCGTATACAACTCAAGAGCCTAGCGTCGGGATGTTGGCTTATGAGAACATCCAATTTCAGTTGGTTGACACACCGCCGATCACGCAGGACTTCGTGCAGCCGTGGGTATTTGACCTTGTGAGGAACGCCGATCTCGTCCTACTCGTCGTCAGCCTTGCGAGCGATGAAATCCTGGATCAGGTTGAAATCGTTAAATCGAGGTTGACTGAAGCCAAGATTCAGATTGCGGGAATTGAGGAACCGTCAGATG